The DNA window AGGAGATCCGCCCCCCGCGGGCCTCCAGCATCCGCCGCACATGGGCCATGCAGTCTTCCACGCGCACGGCGTCGCGCGTCACGGTGAGGGTCTCCGCGCGCGGGCGCGTCTTGGCCCGCTTCAGCACGCGCCAAAAGGCCTGCGCCAAGTCGTTCGGCGTCAGGCCTTCCACCGGGTTCGCTTGCGGCGGGGCATAGGGCGAAAGGTCCAGCGGCGGCCGCGTGTAGACGCAGCCGTGCGTCGCCTCCCGCTCCCGCAACGCCTGGGAGATGTCCTTGAAGCGCTTGTATTCGACAAGCCGGGCCACGAGGGCCGCGCGCGGGTCGTCCTCTTCCCCGAGGGCCAGCGCCGGTTGCACCGCCGCCTCGGCGTGGCGGGGCAGCAGCATCTTGCTCTTGAGGTGGAGCAGCGTCGCCGCCATGACGAGAAACTCGCTGGCCACTTCCAGCTCGAGCTCCTGCATCGTCGCCAGGTACGCCAGGTACTGTTCGGTGATGCGGGCAATCGGGATGTCGGTGATGTCCACTTCTTCCTGTTCAATGAGGTGCAGCAGCAAGTCGAGCGGCCCTTCGAAGGTCTCCAGCTTGATTCTCACCGTCATCGGCGGCACCATCCCTCCTGGCGATCCGTCCCCGGAGGCGGCACGCTACGCCACGACCAGCCGAATCAGGGCCAGCAATCCCTCCAGCGGCGGATGCAAGAGCACGTTGCGCAGCGCGGGGAAAAAGACGATGGCCAAAAGCAGAAACGGCCCGTACGTTTCGAGGGGCTCAAAGTAGCGGTCGTACTTGTAGGGAAACAGAAAGCGCACGATCTTCGCGCCGTCCAACGGGGCGATGGGCAGCAGGTTGAAGACCACCAGAGCGGCGTTGATCAGCAGGCTGTAGACGAACACGTTGACCACGAGCTCGGCAAGCCACGCCGGCCCGGCGTGCAAGAAGGCCATGCGGTCGGCGTGAACGGCCAGCCACCCAAAGACAAAGGCCAGCACCAGGTTGGACAGCGGCCCCGCGGCGGCCACGAGGACAATGCCCAACCGCCGGTTGCCGCGAAAGTACAGCGCGTTGAAGGGCACCGGCTTGGCCCAGCCAAAGGGGCCGAAGAGGATCATCAGGAGGCCGAAGGGGTCCACGTGGGCCAGCGGGTTGAGGGTGAGGCGGCCCTGCTCCTTGGCCGTCGGGTCGCCGAGCCGCCACGCCGCCATCGCGTGGGCCCATTCGTGCACGGAAAAGGCGATGACAAAGGCGATGAGGCGAAAGAGCAGCGTGTCGAGGTCAAAATGGAAAACGTCCACCGCCTCTCCTCCCTACCCCAGCCGGCGCATCAGGTTGGCCATCTCAATGGCCGCTACGGCCGCCTCCCAGCCCTTGTTGCCGGCTTTGGTGCCCGCCCGCTCGACGGCCTGCTCGATGGTGTCCGTGGTCAAAACGCCGAACATCACCGGCACCCCGGTTTGCATCGCCGCCTGGGCGATGCCCTTGGCCGCCTCGGCGCAGACGTAATCGAAATGGGGCGTGGCCCCGCGGATCACCGTCCCGAGGCAGATGACGGCGTCGTACTTGCCGCGTTCGGCCAGCTTACGGGCGACGAGGGGGATTTCGAAGGCCCCGGGCACCCACACCACGTCGACGGCCTCCTCGGCCACGCCGTGGCGCTTGAGGGCATCCAGGGCCCCACCCAGGAGCTTCGCCGTGATGAATTCGTTGAACCGACTGACGACAATGGCAAAAGAAAGCCCCGTCCCGACCAGGTTGCCTTCGATGACGTTGGGCACAGTGTTTCCCCTCCTGCTGGGATACGTGGGTTGCGGCGCGGCCGAGCGACCCTCCGGCCGCGCCATGCCGTCAGAGATGCTGAAGCAAATGGCCGAGTTTGTGCTTCTTGGCCCACAGATAGCGCGCGTTTTCCCGGTTTGGCGGAATTTCCAGGGGCACGCGCTCGACGATGGTGAGGCCGTATCCCTCCAGACCGGCGCGCTTGCGCGGGTTGTTCGTCATCAGGCGCATCTTCCGCACGCCGAGGTCGTAGAGGATTTGCGCCCCGATGCCGTAGTCGCGCGCGTCGGCCGGAAAGCCGAGGTGGAGGTTGGCCTCCACCGTGTCGAGCCCCTGCTCCTGCAGCTTGTAGGCCTTCAGCTTGTTGAGGAGCCCGATGCCACGCCCTTCCTGCCGCATGTAGAGTAACACACCGGCGCCTTCCTCTTCAATCTTTTTCAGCGCCGCATGGAGCTGCGGTCCGCAGTCGCAGCGGTACGACCCGAACACGTCGCCGGTGAGGCACTCGGAATGCACGCGCACGAGCACCGGTTTCTCCGGGTCGATCTCGCCCTTTACAAGGGCGATGTGCTCGCGGTTGTCCACCTCGTTGGAGTACCCAATGGCCCGGAACTCGCCGAAGGCCGTCGGCAGGCGCACCTCCACCTCGCGCTTCACCAGCTTGTCGGTGCGGCTGCGGTAGCGGATGAGGTCGGCGATGGTGATCATCTTCAGCCCGAACCGGTCGGCGATCCGCCGCAGGTCGGGCACGCGGGCCATGGTGCCGTCTTCCTTGATGATTTCGCAGATCACCCCGGCCGGGTACGCCCCGCACAGGCGCGCGAGGTCGACGGCGACCTCGGTGTGACCGGCGCGGCGCAGCACGCCGCCTTTCTTGGCCACCAGCGGGAAGACGTGTCCCGGACGGCGGAAATCGCTCGGCCTGGCCGCCGGGTCGATGAGGGCCTGGATCGTCCGCGCCCGCTCGTGGGCGGAGATGCCCGTCGTCGTGGAGATGTGGTCGACGGAGACGGTAAAGGCCGTGCCGTGGGTGTCGGTGTTGTGCTCGACCATCGGCGGCAGGTCGAGCTCCCGGGCCCGCTCCTCGGTGATCGGCACGCACACCAGCCCGCGCCCGTGGGTGATCATGAAGTTGACCACCTCGGGCGTGGCCTTTTCGGCGAGGGCGACGAAATCCCCCTCGTTCTCGCGGTCCTCGTCGTCCACCACGATGACGATGCGCCCGGCTTTCAGCTCGGCAATCGCTTCTTCGATGCGGTCAAACATCCTCGGTCGCCCCTTTCGCTGCCGATTCGCTTGCTGCCCGTCCACCGCAGGCGCACGCCACACGCAAGGCTACGGCCTTGTGGGGCCTGCCCGTCTGCCTCATCCTGCCGGTTGCCCGGCAACTTACGCGAAGCCGTTTTCCGTCAGCTTGGCCAGCGTCAACCCGGCGGAACGGTCCGCGCCTTCCCCGCCGGCCGGCGCGACGCCCATGGCGCGTTGCACAAACCGCTCCACGTACTTCGCGATCACGTCGCACTCGATGTTAACGAGGTCGCCCGGCCCCAGGTGGCGGAGGACGGTGTTGGCCAGCGTGTGCGGGATGATCGACACGGTAAATCCCGTTTCGGTCACGTCGACCACCGTCAGGCTGATGCCGTCCACGGCCACCGACCCCTTGGGAATGAGGTAGCGCCGCAGGTCGTCGGGCACGTCGATGGCAAAGACGACGGCGTTCTCCCGCGGCGTGCGGGAGCGGATCACGCCCACCCCGTCGACGTGCCCGGTGACGATGTGCCCCCCAAAGCGCGCGCCGGCGGCCATGGCCCGCTCCAGGTTGACCAGCGCGCCGGGTTTCAGCCGGGCCAGGCTCGTTTTCTTCACCGTCTCCGGCATCACGTCGGCCGTGAACGTCCCCGCGCCGAGGGCCGTCACGGTGAGGCAGACCCCGTTCACGGCAATGCTGTCGCCGACACGGGCGTCCTCGAGCACGCTGCGGGCTTCCACTTCCAGCACCATCGACGTCGGCCCCACCGGCGAAAGGCGCCGCACGCGGCCCACTTCTTCAATGATCCCGGTGAACATGGCGCTCCCTCCCTGCTGCGCCTTCCTGCGTCTTCTCGGCTTTCTCCCACACGGGATAGCCGGTGATCACGACGTCGGGACCGATCGTCGTCACCTCGACGTCGCGCAAGGAAACGGCCTCGTCCATCACGGCCGCCCCCTCCCCGCCGACCGGCGTCGGCGCCTCCCGCCCGCCGACGATCTTCGGGGCGATAAATGCGACCACCTTGTCCACCGCCCGGGCGGCAAAGAACGACGCGTTCACCTCGCCACCGCCCTCGACAAGGAGCGAGGCGATGCCGCGCGCGCCGAGAAGGGAAAGCAGCGCCGGGATGCTCACCCGCTCGCCGTCGCCGGCCACCAGCACCTCGGCGCCCCGCTCGGCGATGGCCCGCCTGCGCTCCGCCGGCGCCCGCGCCGTGGTCACCACCCACGTGGGCGCCTCGCCGTCGGTGAGCACGCGGGCGGTGAGGGGCAGGCGCAGGCGCGAGTCGAGGACGACGCGCACCGGATTCTCGCCCCCTTCCGGCAGGCGCACGGTGAGCTGGGGATCGTCGGCGATGACCGTGCCCACGCCGACGAGCACGGCGTCGCTCCGGCGGCGCAGTTCGTGGACGTACCGGCGCGCCGCGGGCGAAGTGATCCACCGGCTGTGCCCGGTTCGCGTGGCGATCTTCCCGTCGAGGGTGCTGGCCGTCTTCACCGTGACGAAGGGCACGCGGTGGATGATGTACTTGTTGAACGTCTCGTTGAGCCGCCGGCACGCCGCCTCCAGCACGCCGACGGTCACGTCGATGCCCGCCTCACGCAGCCGGGCGATGCCCCGGCCGGCCACAAGGGGGTTGGGATCCACCGTGCCCACCACGACGCGGCGCACCCCGGCGGCGATGAGCGCATCGGCGCAGGGCGGCGTGCGGCCATGGTGGCTGCACGGCTCCAGGGTGACATAGGCCGTCGCTCCTCGCGCCGCATCGCCGGCCATGCGCAGGGCGTGCACCTCGGCGTGGGGCTCGCCGGCCTTCAGGTGGGCCCCCAGCCCGACGATACGCCCGTCGCGGACGAGGACGCAGCCCACCGCGGGGTTGGGCGACGTCTGCCCCACCGCGCCTTTCGCCAGCTCTAGGGCGATGCGCATGTACCGCTCGTCGGCGGGGCGCAGGGAATCGTCGTTCACGCCGCCGTCCCTCCTTTGTACAGGTTTGGCGCCGGCTTCCGGATTACTGCCATCGCGAAAGATGGCCCTACCGTAGCGACAAAAAAAGCCGCCGCGTTCCTTCGCGGCGGCCATGGGTCTCGATTTGTGCAATTCGTCACAAAACGGGACAGGATGGGCAACGAAGCCCCGGCCGGCCTATTGGAGACAAAAAACCGGCCTGCGCCCTTTTCAGCGAGAGGGCGTATGGGGCATGCCGCTCCCTTCCATTCCTTCTCCCATCCAGACTGTCACTGTCGGCTCCGGATTCGCACCGGATCAACCGCTTGCGCGGCTCGCGGGCTGAGGCGCTGGGCCATCACCGCCGGTCGGGACTTCCACCCGGCCCCGAAGGAACGGTGGTCGCGTACGGTATGCGGTTTTCACGCCGGCCCGGCGCGGCGGGCCACTTTATCTCGTAGTATACCGCACCGCGCGGGCTCTGTCCATGCCGCGCAATCACGAGGCGAGCGCTCCACCCGCTCGCGTCCACGAAAAGCTAGACCGGCTGTCATTCCCCCAGCGATCCGGATGCGCGATCGGCCGCAGATTGGGGAAACCGGGATCGGATGTACGCCTCGGCGTCCTCGGCAGAAAGCCGCACGGTCTCGGATCCTTGCCGTACGTAGAAGTCACCGCGGGCACTTGCCTCACTGCCCGATTGCACGAACACCGGTGTGGAGCTGCGCCGGCAACTCACCAGGCACACCATTTTGCCGCGTACCATCTGAATCCTCGCGTCCACACAGGCGGCTGCCTGCTCGCCCAGTCCTTTCCTCACCGCGTGGACCAAGCGCTGTAAGTAGTCGTCCTCGTCGACGTAGCCGTCCTCCTGCTCGATGCCGACCGGTGTGCCGTCAGCGGCGACGCCAAGAAGCAGGTCTCCGCCCTCGGTATTGAGGAAGGCGGCAATGGTCGCCAGCACATCCGTGCCAACGGAAAAGGTGTCTGCACCGTCCATAGGTTCATCCGTGAACAGGGCAGGAAGAAAGGCGAGAGTCTTTGACGGCGGCCGCTTGAGCAGCTCATCGGCCTGCCGGTGCGCCCGCACATAGTGGTCAAAGAGCATGTTCTTTATGGCCTCACCGAAGGCCGGGTCGTCGGTGATGCGTTTGTAGAGCTCGAAATTGAGGTCTACAATCTCCTGGAGCACTTGTTCGACCTTGTGATCGAAGGTCAGGCGGGCGTTCTCGCGGGTGTTCACCCGGACACTCGCGTCAAGCGCCGGATCGGCATCGAGCTTGGCCATGACCTGATCCAGCGTAACACGATGTTCCGGACCGAGATTGATCCCAAACCGCTCATTCAGTTCCGCGATGATCCGCGAGAGCGGCTCGAGCTCCTCCGGCGCTGGTGCATGACGGCCCTTCGTGCGCTGGGGCTCAAGTGCTCCGGCCTTGCGCTCCAGCGTAATACGGCCGCTGCTCGTTTTCTGGATCCGGTAGGATTCCATGTCGATGTACTGCTGCACATCCCAAGGCAACGTATCCCGATCGATTTGGAGCTTGCGGAGCAGGTAACGCGCAAAAACATAGAGTTTCTCCAGATCGGGATCGGCGAAGGGTATGATCTGCGACAGGAACGCATAGAGCCGGATGAAATCCGTGAGCTGACCGCGGAAATCGTGCTGCTCTTCCTTCGGCAACTCCCTGAAGCGCTCCTCCACCGGAGCCAGAACCGCATACAGCTTGTCCATCGTCGCCTTCTTGTCGAAGTATACCTTGGCGAAGGCGTCAACGTCCGCGTCGGTAAACACCGCAAAGGCCGTCAGACGCGACTGGATCTCGTAGAGCAGATTGGGATCGGTGCCCTCGGAGAGCAGGGTGACCTCATAGTAGGGCTCGAAAGCCGCCTTGATCTCGTCCGCCTCGTTGACGAAGTCGAGCACCATGGTGCTGCGCTTCTCCGGGTGGGTGCGGTTGAGCCGCGAGAGCGTCTGCACGGCGTTGACGCCGCCGAGCTTCTTGTCCACGTACATCGTGTGCAGGAGCGGCTGGTCAAAGCCCGTCTGGAACTTGTCGGCCACAATCAGGAACCGGTATTCGGGGCGCTCGAACATCTTGGCCGTTTGGCTTTCCGGAAAGCCGTTCATATCGGACTCGGTATAGGTCCGTCCGCCGTCCTGAACGGTCCCTGAAAAGGCCACCAATGCCTTGAACGGATACCCCTGTTCGTCCAGATACCGGTCAAAGGCCAACTTGTAGCGTACAGCATGTAGGCGCGACCGGGTGACGACCATGGCCTTGGCCTTGCCCCCGATCTCGTGCTGCACCTGGGTGGCGAAGTGCTCGACCATGATCTTCACTTTCTCGTTTATGGCGTGGGGGTGGAGCTCCACGAAGGTCTTGAGCAGGTGCTGCGTCTTGCGCTTGTCGTAGCGCGGGTCGTCCTCGATGGTCTTGAGGAGCCGCCAATAGGCTTTATAAGTCGTGTAGTTGGCCAGCACATCCATGATAAACCCTTCCTCAATCGCCTGGCGCATGGTGTAGCGGTGGAAGGGTTCGTACTTTCCGTCCGGGCGGCGGGTGCCAAACATCTCGAGCGTCTTCGGCTTGGGTGTGGCCGTGAAGGCGAACATCGAAACATTCGGCAGCCGGCCTCTCCGTTCGATCTCCCGGTGGATCGTCTTCTCAAAGGCCTCCTGGGGCGTGTCGGTATCAGCCTCCTCCCGTTCCGCCTCCTCCAACGAGCCGGCGGCCAGGACAGCCCGCAGGCTGCGCGCATTCTCGCCTGTCTGCGAAGAACGGGCCTCGTCGATGATGACGGCAAAGCGCCTGGCCGGAAGCTCGCTGATCTGGTTCACGATCACAGGAAACTTTTGCAGCGTGGTGACGATGATTGTTTTTCCAACCTCCAGCGCCTCCTTGAGCTGACGCGAGGTGGTGTCGATGTTCTCGACCACCCCCAGCGTTTGTTCGAACTGGCGCATTGCGCGCTGCAGCTGGCGGTCGAGCACCTTCCGGTCGGTGATGACGATGACGGAGTCGAAAATGCGCCGGTCATTGGCGTCGTGTAGGGTCGCCAGCTGGTGCGCCAGCCAGGCGATGGTGTACGTCTTGCCGCTGCCGGCCGAGTGCTGGATGAGGTAGGACTGCCCCGGGCCGTGTTCGCGGGCGTGGGCGATGAGCTTGCGCACGCAGTCAAGCTGGTGGTAGCGGGGGAAGATCAGGAAGCGCCGGCCGGTCTTGCGGCCGTTCTCGTCTTCTTCCTCCACCTCGTGGATGAAGTTGCGGATGAGGTCAAGCACGCTGTCGGGCGCCCACGTCTCCTCCCAGAGGTAGCTCGTGGCGTAGCCCGGCTGCGTCGGCGGCACCGGCGGGTTGCCTGCACCCCCGAAACGGCCCTGGTTGAAGGGGAGGAAACGGGTTTTCGCGCCCTGCAGGTGGGTCGTCACGTAGACCAGCTCGGGATCCACAGCGAAGTGGGCAAGGCAGCGGCCGTAGGAAAAGAGCGGCTCGCGCGGATCGCGGTCCTGCCTGTACTGCCGCATCGCGTCCTCCACCGTCTGGCCGGTGAGGGGGTTCTTGAGCTCGGCGGTGAAGATCGGGAGGCCGTTGAGGAAGAGCACGAGATCGAGGCTTTTTTCATTACGCGTGCTGTAACGGAGCTGGCGGACGACGGAAAAAATGTTGGCCTCGTAGAGGCGCCGCGTCTCCTCGTTGAGCCCACTGGCGGGGCGAAAGTAGGCGAGCCGGAACTTGCTGCCCATGTCCTTGATGCCATGGCGGAGCACGTCCAGCGTCCCGCGGCGCTCGATCTCGGAAGCAAGCCGCTTAAGGAACTTCTCTTCCACTGCTGACCCGTAGTGCTGTTTCAGCCGGGCCCATTCCTTGGGCTGCGTGGCAACGATGAAATCCAGCACGTCACGCGGGATCAGGCAAAGGGTACGGTCGTAGTCCTCAGGTCGGCGGCGGTGGTATCCGCCCGGATAGGCCACGCCGTAGGATGCGGGGGCCTCCCGCATAAGGCTATCGCTCGAGCCGTGCCCCAGCAGGGCGGCCTCGATTGCCTCCTCGAAGCTGCGCTCGGAGATGTCTGGGGTCATGGCCGCTCAGTCCCCCTTTTCAGCTTTCGCTTAGGTGCGATGTCATCCCGGGTTTAACCGATGGTCGGCCAACGCTTTGCTTAATCATAACAGCTCGGGTCGACCTCGTGCCGCACGTCGATCTTGCCCGTCACGGCGGCGGAGATCAGAGCTGTGCGATACTCCTTCAGCCGCTCGATGCCCTCACGGATCTTGGAGATGAGGGCGTCAATCTTGGCCGTCTCGCGGTCGAGGAAAGCGGCAATGGCCTGTTGCTCTTCCTGTGATGGAATCAAAACGGGCAAGCGTTTTAGATCATCGTATTTTAAGGTCTGACGGACACCGGCACCCATATTATAAAAGACTTTGGAAACGTCGTATGCATGAAGTAGAAAGAAAAGGAATTTCGGAGAAACGCGTGTAATGACTTCAAGCGTGACGTAGGCCGATGTGATGATGCCTCGCTCCTGAACAAGCCCCACTCGCAAGCTTCTCTTATCATTCTGCAGATCAGTTAGCCGAAGGACTATATTTCCTGTATCCACGATTTGATAAGTCTCGAAAGACTCCGGCAAGAGACCGAAGTTTTCCGAAATGTCCCGCCGAACAATACGTCCATAACTAAGTGACAAAACGTTCATTTCTTGGCATCCGATGTTTGGTACGTTACGTTCCCGCGCGACGGTGAAGAGAGGAACGATATCCCAATGCGCCGGAACCTCTCCCAGCCAATCCACGCCGGAATCCTTCATGGGAACGTTTAGGTCTAGCCCCTTCGTCACCGCTTGGGAGATGAGTGCATTGCGCTTCTCCTGCAAGAGCTCAATTAATCGCTCCTTCTTCGCTACAAGGGCATCGATCTTGGCTGTCTCGCGGTCGAGGAAAGCCGCAATAGCCTGTTGTTCAGAGAGTGGAGGCAATGGAACTACAAAATCCTTGATGAAGTCCTCAGGCACGCGTTGTTGGCCGGCAGCACCCTTCATTTCCAGTTGGCCAAGCACGCGAAACGGTTTAGAGAAAGTAAGATAGGTAAGGAAGGCTGGGTGAAGTTGGGAACCTGGACGGATTACATGGAGCTCTGTCGACCCAAAACCTATACCGTTAACCAAGTCAACAGCGAGTGCTCCCTTGCCGTTCTCAAAGCACGGAGTGATCTTGGCGACAAGGACATCACCGTTACAAAAATACGTATAGCCGGACACCAATGCATCTTCCAATGGCTTTGTTAACTCGAGATTAAGACCACCCCACTCTCCAACAGCATCCATAGGTATAAAACTGACATCCAAGGATGGTGAGAGAGTTGAGAGTGTTCTAGCAACCGTTGGCGAGGGGTTAATCAATGCAAGATGCCTTAGCCTTCGCAACTCCCAATGAGCCGGAATCTGTCCCAGCCATCCCACACCAGAATCTTTGTATTCCTGATATTTTTTATGGCGTCTAACGGAAATAGTTTGACCCATAATCCTCACCGAGCGTTCTCCTCCCACGTGCCGCTCGTGATCTCTGCGAGTAAGCGCATGATATCCCGTTCGATTGCTCGTATTTCAATCTCGATTTCTTCCAACGGCCGCGGTGGGGTGTAGCGGTAAAAGTAGCGATTAAAGTTGATTTCATAGCCCACAATGCCGACCTTCCCGTCCCGCGGGTCGCGCTTGCGGGTGTCAATCCACGCGTCGGGAACGTACGGTTTAACCTCGCGCTCGAAGTAGGCCCGCACGCTGGCCGGCACGCCCTCGGTATCGGTCGGGTCGTCTCCATCGGGAAGGGGCACGTTCTCCGTATCCCGAAGCTCGGGGTCCGGCTCGGGCTGGCCGTTCTTGTCACGGCAGATGGCGGCCGTTTCGTCCCGCTCGGACAGTGCGGAAAGGATGGCCTTCCTCAGGGGCGCTGTGAGCTTCAGCCCTGCCTTCCGGGACTCTTGTTCAAGCAGGCGCTCGAATTCCTCACGGTCCTTGTACAGCGTCTGGGGCAAGCTGGCCAAGAAGCGCCGGATGGCTTCCTGTTGTGCCCGTCCTTCGGCAATCTCCCGTTCCGCGGCCGGTCCCTTCTTTTTGGACTTCGCAAGGTTCTGGAACGCCCGCTCCTCCTCGAGACGGGCGATGCGTTCCGGGCTGGCCTGGAAATTCAGGCGCAGCGGACGCTCCACCGTGATCTTGCGGTAACCGAAGTGCGAGACGGGAAAGATGCGGCTCACCACGACTTCCTCTTCTTTGCCGTCCTGCAGAATGCGCCGAGTATCGCCGTCCCGAAAGTCGCGGAGAATCTGGACAATGTCCTCGGCCATCTCCGGCGGGATCTCCCGGCGCTTGTCGCCCAGGCTCTTCCGCATCGGCACCCAGAAGTGCGTTGCGTCAATCAGTTGCACCATGCCGCGGCGTTCCGGCGCCTTGCGGTTGGTCAGCACCCAAACGTACGTGGCGATGCCGGTGTTGTAGAAAAGCTGTTCCGGCAGCGCCACGATGGCCTCAAGCAGGTCTCGCTCCAGGATGTACCGGCGAATCTCGCTCTCGCCGCTGCCGGCGTCGCCATTGAACAGCGGCGAGCCGTTCATGATGATGGCAATGCGCGAACCGCCCTCCTCCGGCGGTTTCATATGGGCCAGCATGTGCAAGAGAAAGAGGAGCTGCCCGTCGCTAATCCGCGGCAATCCCGGACCGAAGCGGCCGGCCTCGCCGCGCTCGTGTTCGGCCCGTACGGCCTCCTCGTCGCGCTTCCAGTCCTTCCCGTAGGGCGGGTTGGCGATCATGTAGTCGAAGGTGCGGCCCGCGTGGCCGTCGTTCGACAAGACACTGCCGAAGGCGATGTTGTTGGCATCCCGGCCTTTGGGATCCTTGATAAACAGATCCGAACGGCAGATCGCCCAGGTCTCCGGATTGACCTCCTGCCCGAACAGGTGGATCTCCGCCTCGGGGTTGATGGCCGGGCGGATCATCTCCCCGTTCCTTCGCCACCCCTTTGTGATGTGCTCCTTGGCGATAGTCAGCATGCCGCCCGTGCCACAGCAGGGATCATAGACCGTACGCACCACGCCTGGCCCACGAAGGCGGCCCTCGTCGCCGGCCAACATCAGCTCAACCATGAGGTGCACCACGTCGCGCGGGGTGAAGTGCTCACCGGGGTTTTCATTCAACGCTTCGTTGAAGCGGCGGATCAGCTCCTCAAAGATCGTGCCCATGGTATGGTTGTCGACCTTATCGGGATGCAGGTCGACCCTCTTGAAGCGCTCCATAACCTTAAAGAGCAGCCCCGCCTCGTCCAGCTTACTGATCGTGTTGTCGAAGTCGAAGCGTTCCAGCACCTCGCGCATGTTGGGGCTGAAGCCGGCGATATAGTTGCGCAGGTTGGCGGCCAGGTTCGGCGGATCGGCCAGCAGTTTCTCGAAGTCATAGGGAG is part of the Calditerricola satsumensis genome and encodes:
- a CDS encoding riboflavin synthase, which encodes MFTGIIEEVGRVRRLSPVGPTSMVLEVEARSVLEDARVGDSIAVNGVCLTVTALGAGTFTADVMPETVKKTSLARLKPGALVNLERAMAAGARFGGHIVTGHVDGVGVIRSRTPRENAVVFAIDVPDDLRRYLIPKGSVAVDGISLTVVDVTETGFTVSIIPHTLANTVLRHLGPGDLVNIECDVIAKYVERFVQRAMGVAPAGGEGADRSAGLTLAKLTENGFA
- a CDS encoding bifunctional 3,4-dihydroxy-2-butanone-4-phosphate synthase/GTP cyclohydrolase II encodes the protein MFDRIEEAIAELKAGRIVIVVDDEDRENEGDFVALAEKATPEVVNFMITHGRGLVCVPITEERARELDLPPMVEHNTDTHGTAFTVSVDHISTTTGISAHERARTIQALIDPAARPSDFRRPGHVFPLVAKKGGVLRRAGHTEVAVDLARLCGAYPAGVICEIIKEDGTMARVPDLRRIADRFGLKMITIADLIRYRSRTDKLVKREVEVRLPTAFGEFRAIGYSNEVDNREHIALVKGEIDPEKPVLVRVHSECLTGDVFGSYRCDCGPQLHAALKKIEEEGAGVLLYMRQEGRGIGLLNKLKAYKLQEQGLDTVEANLHLGFPADARDYGIGAQILYDLGVRKMRLMTNNPRKRAGLEGYGLTIVERVPLEIPPNRENARYLWAKKHKLGHLLQHL
- the ribD gene encoding bifunctional diaminohydroxyphosphoribosylaminopyrimidine deaminase/5-amino-6-(5-phosphoribosylamino)uracil reductase RibD, translated to MRIALELAKGAVGQTSPNPAVGCVLVRDGRIVGLGAHLKAGEPHAEVHALRMAGDAARGATAYVTLEPCSHHGRTPPCADALIAAGVRRVVVGTVDPNPLVAGRGIARLREAGIDVTVGVLEAACRRLNETFNKYIIHRVPFVTVKTASTLDGKIATRTGHSRWITSPAARRYVHELRRRSDAVLVGVGTVIADDPQLTVRLPEGGENPVRVVLDSRLRLPLTARVLTDGEAPTWVVTTARAPAERRRAIAERGAEVLVAGDGERVSIPALLSLLGARGIASLLVEGGGEVNASFFAARAVDKVVAFIAPKIVGGREAPTPVGGEGAAVMDEAVSLRDVEVTTIGPDVVITGYPVWEKAEKTQEGAAGRERHVHRDH
- a CDS encoding segregation and condensation protein A, with translation MTVRIKLETFEGPLDLLLHLIEQEEVDITDIPIARITEQYLAYLATMQELELEVASEFLVMAATLLHLKSKMLLPRHAEAAVQPALALGEEDDPRAALVARLVEYKRFKDISQALREREATHGCVYTRPPLDLSPYAPPQANPVEGLTPNDLAQAFWRVLKRAKTRPRAETLTVTRDAVRVEDCMAHVRRMLEARGGRISFFALFPAGVTREHVVVTFLAVLEMIKLGLVRCEQGKPFGEITLEWMATGGEKAREPQAAQSGR
- a CDS encoding site-2 protease family protein; the protein is MDVFHFDLDTLLFRLIAFVIAFSVHEWAHAMAAWRLGDPTAKEQGRLTLNPLAHVDPFGLLMILFGPFGWAKPVPFNALYFRGNRRLGIVLVAAAGPLSNLVLAFVFGWLAVHADRMAFLHAGPAWLAELVVNVFVYSLLINAALVVFNLLPIAPLDGAKIVRFLFPYKYDRYFEPLETYGPFLLLAIVFFPALRNVLLHPPLEGLLALIRLVVA
- a CDS encoding type I restriction endonuclease; amino-acid sequence: MTPDISERSFEEAIEAALLGHGSSDSLMREAPASYGVAYPGGYHRRRPEDYDRTLCLIPRDVLDFIVATQPKEWARLKQHYGSAVEEKFLKRLASEIERRGTLDVLRHGIKDMGSKFRLAYFRPASGLNEETRRLYEANIFSVVRQLRYSTRNEKSLDLVLFLNGLPIFTAELKNPLTGQTVEDAMRQYRQDRDPREPLFSYGRCLAHFAVDPELVYVTTHLQGAKTRFLPFNQGRFGGAGNPPVPPTQPGYATSYLWEETWAPDSVLDLIRNFIHEVEEEDENGRKTGRRFLIFPRYHQLDCVRKLIAHAREHGPGQSYLIQHSAGSGKTYTIAWLAHQLATLHDANDRRIFDSVIVITDRKVLDRQLQRAMRQFEQTLGVVENIDTTSRQLKEALEVGKTIIVTTLQKFPVIVNQISELPARRFAVIIDEARSSQTGENARSLRAVLAAGSLEEAEREEADTDTPQEAFEKTIHREIERRGRLPNVSMFAFTATPKPKTLEMFGTRRPDGKYEPFHRYTMRQAIEEGFIMDVLANYTTYKAYWRLLKTIEDDPRYDKRKTQHLLKTFVELHPHAINEKVKIMVEHFATQVQHEIGGKAKAMVVTRSRLHAVRYKLAFDRYLDEQGYPFKALVAFSGTVQDGGRTYTESDMNGFPESQTAKMFERPEYRFLIVADKFQTGFDQPLLHTMYVDKKLGGVNAVQTLSRLNRTHPEKRSTMVLDFVNEADEIKAAFEPYYEVTLLSEGTDPNLLYEIQSRLTAFAVFTDADVDAFAKVYFDKKATMDKLYAVLAPVEERFRELPKEEQHDFRGQLTDFIRLYAFLSQIIPFADPDLEKLYVFARYLLRKLQIDRDTLPWDVQQYIDMESYRIQKTSSGRITLERKAGALEPQRTKGRHAPAPEELEPLSRIIAELNERFGINLGPEHRVTLDQVMAKLDADPALDASVRVNTRENARLTFDHKVEQVLQEIVDLNFELYKRITDDPAFGEAIKNMLFDHYVRAHRQADELLKRPPSKTLAFLPALFTDEPMDGADTFSVGTDVLATIAAFLNTEGGDLLLGVAADGTPVGIEQEDGYVDEDDYLQRLVHAVRKGLGEQAAACVDARIQMVRGKMVCLVSCRRSSTPVFVQSGSEASARGDFYVRQGSETVRLSAEDAEAYIRSRFPQSAADRASGSLGE
- the ribH gene encoding 6,7-dimethyl-8-ribityllumazine synthase, with the translated sequence MPNVIEGNLVGTGLSFAIVVSRFNEFITAKLLGGALDALKRHGVAEEAVDVVWVPGAFEIPLVARKLAERGKYDAVICLGTVIRGATPHFDYVCAEAAKGIAQAAMQTGVPVMFGVLTTDTIEQAVERAGTKAGNKGWEAAVAAIEMANLMRRLG